A stretch of Paenibacillus sp. URB8-2 DNA encodes these proteins:
- a CDS encoding extracellular solute-binding protein, with translation MVKNAKNRWVKMITAMVLVPILLTGMVGCSGSKGENSGSVASGDFNQEGLPIVNKPVTLKVLTVRWGSMGDTFTQNQWLKDLEKNTNVKIEWQVMSSNDWAEQKSIMLASGTLPEVILGDQSFSDSDIVNNLSYFRPLDDYIDKYMPNLKAAMQETPEMKQISTFPDGKIYSLPARLPSRPITAQQPVINKAWLDKLGLKAPETIDDLYNVLKAFKEQDPNGNGKKDEIPYSEVGLSMDFLNPFGITDLNATSMMIKDGQPVYFPTSEEYKAGLEWVHKLYSEGLIDKELFTQDSTMASAKHQNPDAPIIGFSNQWTPDAVFGKWSDQYETIPAIAGPDGKQYSTGDPSGLSYRRNELLITKFCKNPEVAARWADQFYTNEASIQNFWGAIGTVIKKNDDGTYSLMDPPAGTSADAWYWEQSLRDFGPKYASPSFEKNFALSPKTGDGLKLQLDKLGNEYVATPFPNVMYTSDEFQELPTLTTDIDTYVNTMRAQFITKGGINEGWDTYVKKLNDMGLDKLLKIRTDAYNRYTSVK, from the coding sequence ATGGTCAAAAACGCAAAGAACAGATGGGTGAAAATGATCACCGCAATGGTTCTTGTTCCTATCCTGCTTACAGGCATGGTTGGCTGCAGCGGCAGCAAGGGAGAGAACTCCGGCTCAGTCGCTAGCGGCGATTTTAACCAAGAAGGCCTTCCAATTGTCAACAAGCCGGTGACCTTGAAAGTCCTGACCGTCCGTTGGGGAAGTATGGGGGACACCTTCACGCAGAATCAATGGCTTAAGGACCTTGAAAAGAATACAAACGTCAAAATCGAATGGCAGGTGATGTCCTCCAACGACTGGGCCGAACAAAAGTCTATTATGCTGGCCAGCGGCACACTTCCGGAAGTTATTCTGGGCGACCAATCCTTCTCCGATTCCGACATCGTAAATAATTTAAGCTATTTCCGCCCGCTGGATGATTATATCGACAAGTATATGCCCAATCTGAAAGCGGCCATGCAGGAAACGCCTGAGATGAAACAGATCAGCACCTTTCCCGACGGTAAGATCTACTCTCTGCCGGCCAGATTGCCATCGCGTCCGATCACTGCCCAACAGCCCGTTATCAACAAGGCTTGGCTGGATAAACTGGGGTTGAAAGCCCCGGAGACGATTGACGATCTGTATAACGTACTAAAAGCCTTTAAAGAGCAGGACCCGAACGGAAACGGCAAAAAAGACGAGATTCCTTACAGCGAGGTCGGACTGTCCATGGATTTTCTGAATCCCTTCGGCATCACCGACTTGAATGCCACAAGCATGATGATTAAAGACGGCCAGCCGGTATATTTCCCGACCAGCGAAGAATACAAAGCCGGACTGGAGTGGGTGCATAAGCTCTATTCCGAAGGTTTAATCGATAAAGAGCTGTTCACCCAGGACAGCACGATGGCATCCGCCAAGCATCAAAATCCGGACGCTCCGATCATCGGCTTTTCGAACCAGTGGACACCCGATGCGGTATTCGGAAAATGGAGCGATCAATATGAGACCATTCCTGCAATCGCCGGACCGGATGGTAAGCAGTATTCGACTGGAGATCCGAGCGGACTCAGCTACAGACGGAATGAACTGCTCATTACGAAATTTTGCAAAAATCCGGAGGTTGCCGCCCGCTGGGCCGACCAGTTCTATACGAATGAAGCCAGTATCCAGAATTTCTGGGGAGCGATCGGCACGGTCATCAAGAAGAACGACGACGGCACGTATTCGCTGATGGACCCGCCGGCCGGCACCAGCGCGGATGCCTGGTACTGGGAACAGTCGCTCCGGGATTTCGGCCCGAAATATGCCAGCCCCTCTTTTGAGAAGAATTTTGCTCTCAGTCCAAAGACCGGAGACGGCCTGAAGCTGCAGCTCGACAAGCTGGGGAATGAATATGTGGCAACGCCTTTTCCTAACGTTATGTATACCTCGGACGAATTTCAGGAGCTGCCGACGCTGACCACGGACATTGACACCTATGTGAATACCATGCGCGCTCAATTCATCACCAAAGGCGGAATCAATGAAGGCTGGGACACCTATGTCAAAAAGCTGAACGACATGGGACTGGATAAGCTGCTGAAGATTCGCACGGACGCTTATAACCGCTATACCAGCGTTAAATAA
- a CDS encoding sugar ABC transporter permease codes for MQQLAIKREYPEHSRKFRKKAALLSALAMGLGQIYNRQYTKGILMFAVYVYGIFTAVTSLPHALWALATLGETETHLQKVGRLYKQVMGDHSIFLMIEGLITVFIMLVLVWLYIAGIKDAYRTGKLREEGIQPNTFKQTLRFVAAYRFPHIVLAIPMLGIVFFTVMPIIFMILVAFTNFTRDTMPPAHLINWEGLQAFKEILRIKAWSHTFYSVTLWTFIWAFFATITGYFGGFAAALLVQQKGIRFRSFWRTAFILPFAIPMFVSTLILRNIFNGQFGPVNQYLGMLGIAKAPWLSDPLWAKITLILANFWLSFPVSMLMIIGILSTIPKDMYEAADIDGASGFQKTRLITFPMVMFSMAPLIIMQFVGNINNFNIVYLLTNGKPLNGDFQFAGHTDILITWLFKLSMEQGKYNYASVIGIFIFIVLSAFAIWNVRRTKAFKEEEAS; via the coding sequence ATGCAGCAGCTGGCGATTAAGCGTGAGTATCCCGAACATTCCAGAAAGTTCAGAAAAAAGGCAGCCCTGTTATCGGCGCTCGCCATGGGACTGGGCCAGATTTATAACCGGCAGTATACCAAAGGAATTCTCATGTTCGCTGTGTATGTATATGGCATATTTACAGCCGTAACGAGTCTGCCCCATGCGCTTTGGGCGCTCGCCACGCTTGGCGAAACGGAAACCCATCTGCAGAAAGTCGGAAGGTTGTACAAGCAAGTCATGGGCGACCATTCGATTTTCCTGATGATCGAAGGCTTGATCACGGTATTCATCATGCTTGTGCTGGTTTGGCTGTATATAGCCGGCATTAAGGACGCCTATCGCACCGGAAAGCTGCGGGAAGAAGGCATCCAGCCCAATACGTTCAAGCAAACACTCCGCTTTGTGGCGGCGTACCGCTTCCCGCATATCGTACTGGCAATTCCGATGCTCGGCATCGTGTTTTTTACAGTAATGCCGATTATTTTTATGATCCTCGTAGCTTTTACCAACTTTACCCGTGACACCATGCCGCCGGCCCATCTAATCAACTGGGAAGGATTACAGGCGTTCAAGGAGATTCTGCGCATTAAGGCGTGGAGCCATACTTTTTACAGTGTGACATTATGGACATTCATCTGGGCGTTTTTTGCGACCATCACAGGATATTTCGGTGGTTTTGCCGCGGCGCTGCTCGTTCAGCAGAAGGGAATCCGGTTCAGATCGTTCTGGCGGACGGCCTTCATTCTGCCCTTTGCCATCCCGATGTTCGTATCCACCCTGATCCTACGCAACATATTTAACGGCCAATTCGGACCCGTCAATCAATATTTGGGAATGCTCGGGATTGCCAAGGCTCCCTGGCTGTCCGACCCCCTTTGGGCAAAAATCACGCTGATTCTGGCCAACTTCTGGCTGAGCTTCCCGGTTTCCATGCTGATGATAATCGGCATTCTGTCCACCATACCGAAAGATATGTATGAAGCGGCGGATATCGATGGTGCCAGCGGCTTCCAGAAGACGCGGCTGATTACTTTTCCGATGGTCATGTTCTCGATGGCGCCGCTGATTATCATGCAGTTTGTCGGCAACATCAACAACTTCAATATTGTATATTTGCTGACGAACGGCAAGCCGCTTAACGGAGACTTCCAGTTTGCCGGTCATACCGATATCTTGATCACCTGGCTGTTCAAGCTGTCCATGGAGCAGGGCAAATACAACTACGCTTCAGTAATCGGAATCTTCATCTTTATCGTGCTCTCCGCATTCGCTATCTGGAATGTCCGGCGTACGAAAGCGTTCAAGGAGGAGGAGGCGTCATGA
- a CDS encoding LacI family DNA-binding transcriptional regulator translates to MSYTIKDVARLADVSIATVSRVLNRSKPVSPKIREKVMKVVDELGYNPNPVARTLIMKESMLIGVLIPDVANTFISMFVGGIEKELIQHGYTTLLCNTNGDTEVELRYLNLLSEKYVDGVILLTSAPKPEQIEFFNKHDVPVIFSSHTDKDGRFSCINIDDYQATYDATKYLISLGHRSIAFFSGPMEYYQTVRRYDGYLQALADHGIEYQEGWLFDKDYNLESGYKSGMELFARDDRPTAVCCVSDMVAIGAIRAAEDSGLRVPEDVSIMGFDDIPIAGAYRPKITTVRQPVYELGSGSAQMLLTQIREKGTGSCESKVLPHEIIVRESCRALTD, encoded by the coding sequence ATGTCTTATACGATCAAGGATGTCGCCAGACTGGCCGATGTGTCCATTGCTACGGTGTCGCGGGTGCTGAATCGGAGCAAGCCGGTAAGTCCCAAAATACGGGAGAAAGTTATGAAAGTGGTGGACGAGCTTGGCTACAATCCGAATCCCGTGGCCCGGACGCTGATCATGAAGGAAAGTATGCTAATTGGCGTATTGATTCCGGATGTCGCCAATACCTTTATTTCAATGTTTGTTGGCGGGATTGAAAAAGAACTCATTCAGCATGGCTACACGACTCTGCTCTGCAATACGAACGGGGATACGGAGGTCGAACTTCGTTATTTGAATCTGCTGAGTGAAAAGTATGTGGATGGTGTTATCCTTCTGACCTCAGCTCCGAAGCCGGAGCAAATCGAGTTCTTCAATAAACATGATGTACCCGTCATCTTCTCCAGCCATACGGACAAAGACGGCCGATTCTCTTGCATCAACATCGATGATTACCAGGCCACCTATGATGCAACAAAATATCTGATCAGTCTGGGTCACCGCAGCATCGCTTTTTTCAGCGGTCCGATGGAGTATTACCAGACGGTTCGGCGGTATGACGGGTATTTGCAGGCGCTGGCCGATCACGGCATTGAATACCAAGAAGGATGGCTCTTTGACAAGGATTACAACCTTGAGTCGGGTTACAAGAGCGGGATGGAACTGTTCGCGCGGGACGATCGTCCGACGGCTGTCTGCTGTGTCAGCGATATGGTCGCCATAGGGGCGATCCGGGCGGCGGAGGACAGTGGCTTGCGGGTCCCTGAGGATGTATCGATTATGGGATTTGACGATATTCCGATCGCGGGAGCGTACCGTCCGAAAATTACGACCGTACGCCAGCCGGTGTACGAGCTGGGCTCCGGGTCCGCGCAAATGCTGCTTACACAAATACGGGAAAAAGGAACCGGAAGCTGCGAATCCAAGGTGCTTCCCCATGAAATTATCGTAAGAGAAAGCTGCCGGGCGCTGACTGACTAA
- a CDS encoding sugar ABC transporter substrate-binding protein encodes MTKKLVVLALCMMLILALSACGGKPGSGAENSGNTATNSGGESAAEGTEELTPEPGAQLTFWTIKDDFTDYAAAEFEKKYGIKVTVEDVAYWDSVARLTTDGPAGTGADVVGINNDGLGGAVKAGVVLPNDYFEEDTRSINRKMAVDASTIDGILYGYPRNVYTYSLYVNKDLVKDAKLETWEDIIAFSKKFNDISNNKYGFMFEGSNAFYDVAFMTGYGGYVFGSEETDPHDIGVNNEGSIKGMKFFQSLREIMPLKLSDATRDVKTGLWESGKLAINMDGSWNIGNFGKLPFEVEVIPLPAMPDGKEPVVLAGNTSYYVSSYSKYPNAAKIFANFITSKEMQIKDNQMTGIIPAAEGIDNDPSIRKDAIMQGFFEQMKNSRMMSNLTEMEFFWNYMGPAFDDIWNGADVKTTLDKAAEGMKSSIEAK; translated from the coding sequence ATGACAAAGAAATTGGTTGTTCTCGCACTTTGTATGATGTTGATATTGGCACTGTCGGCCTGTGGCGGCAAACCGGGTTCCGGGGCAGAGAATTCGGGCAATACCGCCACCAATTCCGGCGGGGAATCGGCAGCTGAGGGAACAGAGGAATTAACACCTGAACCGGGAGCGCAGCTGACTTTCTGGACGATCAAGGATGACTTTACCGACTATGCGGCCGCGGAGTTCGAGAAGAAATACGGCATCAAGGTGACGGTTGAAGATGTTGCCTACTGGGACAGCGTGGCCCGTTTGACAACGGACGGACCGGCTGGTACGGGAGCGGACGTGGTGGGAATTAACAACGACGGTCTGGGAGGCGCAGTCAAAGCGGGCGTCGTTCTGCCGAACGACTATTTTGAAGAAGATACGAGAAGCATCAACCGGAAAATGGCTGTGGATGCCTCTACAATTGACGGCATTCTGTACGGATATCCGCGCAATGTTTATACGTACTCGCTGTATGTCAACAAAGATCTCGTGAAAGACGCCAAGCTGGAAACCTGGGAAGATATTATCGCGTTCTCCAAGAAATTCAACGACATTTCCAATAATAAATATGGGTTTATGTTCGAAGGAAGCAATGCCTTCTATGACGTTGCGTTTATGACCGGCTACGGCGGCTATGTGTTCGGCAGCGAAGAAACCGATCCGCATGATATCGGCGTCAACAATGAAGGCTCGATCAAAGGAATGAAGTTCTTCCAATCGCTTAGAGAGATTATGCCGCTCAAATTGTCCGATGCTACCCGGGACGTGAAGACGGGACTGTGGGAAAGCGGCAAGCTCGCAATTAATATGGACGGCAGCTGGAATATCGGCAATTTTGGCAAGCTTCCGTTTGAAGTCGAGGTTATCCCACTGCCGGCCATGCCTGACGGTAAAGAGCCTGTCGTACTTGCGGGCAACACTTCCTACTATGTAAGCTCGTACTCCAAATATCCGAACGCGGCCAAGATATTCGCCAATTTCATCACATCCAAAGAGATGCAGATCAAAGACAACCAAATGACTGGTATCATTCCCGCGGCTGAGGGCATCGACAATGATCCGAGCATCCGCAAGGATGCCATCATGCAGGGCTTCTTCGAACAGATGAAAAATAGCCGGATGATGTCCAACCTGACTGAAATGGAATTTTTCTGGAATTACATGGGGCCAGCGTTTGACGACATCTGGAACGGCGCCGACGTCAAGACGACGCTGGATAAAGCTGCGGAAGGCATGAAGTCAAGCATTGAGGCAAAATAA
- a CDS encoding carbohydrate ABC transporter permease, which translates to MGVLEAVVNKNTGKVKNNRSSDKVMEIVMYVFAVMFLVVLIYPLYFIIIASFSDPSAVANGQVWMFPKGFTLDGYQELLRHENIWIGYRNTILYTAVGTAIGLIVNISAAYALSRKDLVGRKFLSLFFIFTMFFSGGLIPTFLTVRDFHLYDTFLVMVLPFSVIVYDIIVARTFFQSSIPGDLWEAAQIDGCGNLRYFVQVVLPLSKAIIAVLGLWIAVGYWNSYFNALIYLKNPNLYPLQLILRNILITNQMQSGMGTGEAAQIALRLANLMRYSVIIVATVPILCLYPFVQKYFNQGVMIGAVKE; encoded by the coding sequence ATGGGGGTATTGGAAGCCGTGGTGAACAAGAATACGGGAAAAGTAAAGAACAACCGTTCATCCGACAAAGTTATGGAAATTGTGATGTATGTGTTTGCGGTTATGTTTCTGGTAGTCCTGATTTACCCGCTCTATTTTATCATCATTGCGTCGTTCAGCGATCCGTCCGCGGTGGCGAATGGACAGGTATGGATGTTTCCGAAAGGGTTTACACTGGACGGTTACCAAGAACTGCTGCGCCATGAGAACATTTGGATCGGGTATCGAAATACCATCCTGTACACGGCAGTGGGGACCGCCATCGGCCTGATTGTCAATATTTCGGCGGCCTACGCGCTATCGAGAAAGGACCTTGTTGGTCGAAAGTTTCTTTCGTTATTCTTCATCTTCACGATGTTTTTCAGCGGCGGGCTGATTCCCACCTTCCTGACGGTCCGGGATTTTCATCTGTACGATACATTCCTGGTCATGGTCCTGCCTTTCTCCGTTATCGTATACGATATTATCGTTGCCCGGACGTTCTTCCAGTCGAGCATCCCCGGAGATTTATGGGAGGCGGCGCAGATCGACGGGTGCGGGAACCTCCGGTATTTTGTTCAGGTGGTGCTGCCATTGTCGAAAGCGATTATCGCGGTTCTGGGCTTGTGGATCGCGGTCGGCTACTGGAATTCGTATTTTAACGCCTTGATTTACTTGAAAAATCCCAATTTATATCCCTTGCAGCTCATCTTGCGCAATATTCTGATCACCAATCAGATGCAGTCCGGTATGGGAACAGGGGAAGCCGCACAGATCGCGCTGCGCCTGGCCAACTTGATGCGGTATTCCGTCATTATCGTTGCGACCGTTCCTATCCTGTGCTTGTATCCGTTTGTACAAAAATACTTCAACCAAGGGGTGATGATCGGAGCCGTGAAGGAGTAA
- a CDS encoding ABC transporter permease, whose protein sequence is MRSGQFAPGRTFGQIRRNWGLYVLLLPAVVLTLLFAYKPMYGVIIAFKDYSPASGITGSPWAGFKYFEKFFHSYQFSATIKNTLVISVYSLVTFPIPIILALMVNQMRANRFRRFFQTVSYMPHFISTVVMVGLMMILFSPSTGLVGSLYHLFGGEAPDLMGSAGLFSSVYVWSDVWQHVGWDSIIYIAALSAVDPSLYEAATVDGASRWHKVRYIDIPMLMPTAITLLILRVGGLLGVGFEKVYLMQNDLNITSSEILSTYVYKIGLLSSQYSFSAAINLFNTVINFVLLIMVNQISKKFSENSLW, encoded by the coding sequence ATGAGATCCGGTCAATTTGCTCCAGGGCGAACATTCGGACAGATCAGACGAAATTGGGGACTGTATGTTTTGCTTCTTCCCGCCGTGGTGCTTACGTTATTGTTCGCGTACAAACCGATGTACGGGGTGATCATTGCATTCAAGGATTACAGCCCGGCATCAGGAATTACCGGCAGCCCTTGGGCGGGATTCAAGTACTTCGAGAAGTTCTTTCATTCCTATCAATTTTCGGCAACCATCAAGAATACGCTTGTCATCAGTGTTTACAGTCTGGTTACCTTTCCAATTCCAATAATACTGGCGCTGATGGTCAACCAGATGCGAGCGAACCGGTTTAGACGTTTTTTTCAGACGGTATCGTATATGCCGCATTTCATCTCGACGGTTGTTATGGTAGGTTTGATGATGATTTTGTTTTCCCCAAGCACCGGCTTGGTTGGCAGCCTGTATCATCTGTTCGGGGGAGAGGCTCCCGATCTGATGGGCTCCGCGGGATTATTCAGCAGCGTGTATGTGTGGTCGGATGTGTGGCAGCATGTCGGCTGGGACAGCATTATTTATATCGCCGCGCTTTCCGCGGTCGATCCGAGCCTGTACGAGGCGGCAACCGTGGATGGAGCGAGCCGGTGGCACAAAGTCCGCTATATCGATATTCCGATGCTTATGCCGACGGCGATTACGCTGCTTATTTTGCGGGTCGGCGGGCTGCTCGGGGTCGGTTTTGAAAAAGTGTATCTGATGCAGAATGACCTGAATATCACCTCAAGCGAAATTCTTTCCACCTATGTGTACAAAATCGGGCTGCTCAGCAGCCAGTACAGCTTTTCCGCGGCCATCAACTTGTTCAATACCGTCATTAACTTTGTTCTATTGATTATGGTCAATCAGATTTCCAAAAAATTCAGCGAAAACAGTTTGTGGTAG
- a CDS encoding cache domain-containing sensor histidine kinase, with translation MAKKTRNKPYPIKHYVKIMIIISFTVLVLDFVISFASIIIVKQQSTRYLQDTADLYINRINHDFAYINHYMGWTLANDDSLNMMNAYGLNSTPFLKANDNLYKRFTELQKNYGQEYNFFFYLKNQSFFLNCAPISISYTDYRKLKDQIVSYIEDKNLFEKFYSKWTPVLVGGKYYIINILPYYNRYLVALISADDLIRPLRQINLGEAGYASLVDIQGRNLSTPLSESQISSQKDKAYSVLDFLRSGRMVSNEFSNATFSVKMVIKFGAFEKIMIAQLLIMLLFFIVVFVLSAVMLLFRKRVLGPIRSFSRNLARINEGEAPADIKSGKIIELEQANAQFKDLVEQIKTFKIAMYEQELEKQRIRLDYMKLQIKPHFFLNCLTSIYSMAQIQMYEEIENMAMSTSKYFRYIFQSGENFVRLEDEIEHVRTYLNIQKSRYQGAFSYRIEQSEDTIGTLVPPLMLQTFIENSVKYAVSRDHELQITLTVFKRIRAAEEEMTVIRIADTGPGFPPDILEKLANGEPFMQTGGRRIGIMNVLQRLNLLYRQKANVGFTNGEDGGACVTIALPPLTRTDEQPKEV, from the coding sequence ATGGCAAAAAAAACAAGAAACAAACCTTATCCCATCAAGCATTATGTAAAAATCATGATTATCATTTCTTTCACAGTGCTTGTTTTGGACTTTGTCATCAGCTTCGCTTCCATTATCATCGTCAAGCAGCAATCCACACGGTATTTGCAGGACACGGCCGACTTGTATATTAATCGGATCAATCATGATTTTGCTTACATCAATCACTATATGGGCTGGACGCTAGCGAACGATGATAGCCTGAACATGATGAATGCTTACGGGCTTAACAGCACTCCGTTCTTAAAAGCCAACGACAATCTGTATAAACGTTTTACCGAGCTGCAAAAAAATTACGGGCAGGAATATAACTTCTTTTTCTATTTGAAGAACCAGTCCTTTTTTCTGAATTGCGCGCCGATCAGCATTTCCTATACGGATTACCGAAAACTGAAAGATCAGATTGTTTCCTACATAGAGGATAAGAACCTGTTCGAGAAATTTTATTCGAAATGGACGCCTGTCCTTGTGGGCGGCAAGTACTATATTATCAACATTCTGCCTTACTACAATCGTTATTTAGTCGCCCTCATATCCGCGGATGACCTGATCCGGCCCCTTCGTCAGATCAATCTTGGAGAGGCAGGCTATGCGTCGCTGGTGGATATACAGGGAAGAAACTTATCCACTCCGTTATCCGAAAGCCAAATATCATCGCAAAAAGATAAGGCCTACTCTGTTCTGGATTTCCTTCGTTCAGGAAGGATGGTCAGTAACGAGTTCTCCAACGCAACGTTCAGCGTCAAAATGGTCATCAAATTCGGGGCGTTTGAGAAGATCATGATTGCCCAACTGCTCATAATGCTGCTGTTCTTTATCGTAGTGTTTGTCTTAAGCGCCGTAATGCTGTTATTTAGAAAAAGGGTGCTTGGCCCTATACGAAGCTTCTCGCGGAATCTTGCGCGCATTAACGAAGGCGAAGCGCCGGCGGATATCAAAAGCGGCAAAATTATCGAGCTGGAGCAGGCGAACGCGCAGTTTAAAGATCTGGTTGAGCAAATCAAAACATTTAAAATCGCCATGTACGAACAGGAACTGGAGAAACAAAGAATTCGGCTGGACTATATGAAGCTTCAGATCAAACCCCATTTTTTCCTGAACTGCCTGACGAGCATTTACAGTATGGCGCAAATTCAAATGTATGAGGAAATCGAGAACATGGCGATGTCGACCTCCAAGTATTTCCGGTATATTTTTCAGAGCGGCGAGAACTTTGTCCGTCTGGAGGATGAAATCGAGCATGTCCGCACTTATCTTAATATTCAAAAATCGCGCTACCAGGGCGCCTTCTCCTACCGCATCGAGCAGTCGGAAGATACAATCGGCACCCTGGTGCCGCCGCTTATGCTTCAGACCTTTATCGAGAACTCGGTTAAATACGCCGTTTCGAGAGACCACGAGCTGCAAATTACGCTGACGGTGTTCAAGCGAATACGGGCCGCAGAAGAGGAAATGACCGTAATCCGAATTGCCGATACCGGCCCGGGATTTCCGCCGGATATCCTTGAAAAGTTGGCGAATGGCGAGCCATTCATGCAAACCGGCGGCAGGCGGATCGGCATTATGAATGTCCTGCAGCGATTGAACCTTCTTTACCGCCAAAAGGCGAACGTCGGTTTTACCAATGGTGAAGACGGCGGCGCCTGCGTGACCATAGCCCTTCCTCCATTAACACGGACTGATGAACAGCCAAAAGAGGTGTAA
- a CDS encoding helix-turn-helix domain-containing protein: MNILLVDDDYYVITALEKKIAWKALSIENIYTAYNVAQAREILLRHPVQIVICDIEMPQGSGLDLLAWIREEQYSVQAIILTNYADFNYAQKAIELQSFDYFLKPIEFDKLTLIIQKAVAKANEQQSNEKAIHEGHLWQKNRMTLLEDFWRRLILGKDFPSSPSSFAAFMEEQNLPYEAEDLFLPVLVNLFPYDKSLGDDDKSLFDYALLNVMYELFQNPGFSVETITEFKEYNWMVILKWNHAPDPRMIESICSSFIGHANKYLKCDACCNIAVSRTLEHIRKAIKDLLHLNEEMIKHRNRIFWLEHYHRQEAVYTPPNLSLLEQLLNENDYDAFLKETGDYLHKLNQGQVLNTSVLSLLRLDIAQLVYAHLKDKEIEAHKLYTGRTGDQLFMQSLNSIEDMQKYIGYLVSTAAEYRHFAEEPKSVAQEIKHYIHTHCGDDLSRMSLAETVYLNPDYLARLFKKETGISLGNYIIQTRIAAAKHLLETTHQSVYTIASKVGYANYSHFSKLFKQEAGCSPIEYRKNRKEPASAPPI, translated from the coding sequence ATGAACATTTTGCTGGTTGATGATGACTATTATGTAATTACGGCATTGGAGAAAAAAATAGCCTGGAAAGCGTTATCCATTGAAAATATTTATACCGCTTACAATGTTGCGCAAGCGCGCGAGATTCTGCTTCGGCATCCGGTGCAAATTGTCATATGCGATATTGAAATGCCCCAGGGAAGCGGGCTTGATCTGCTCGCATGGATTCGGGAGGAGCAGTACAGCGTACAGGCGATCATTCTGACCAATTACGCGGACTTCAACTATGCCCAAAAAGCGATCGAGCTGCAAAGCTTCGATTATTTCCTGAAGCCGATCGAGTTCGACAAGTTAACGCTCATTATTCAAAAAGCCGTCGCTAAAGCGAACGAGCAGCAAAGCAATGAAAAAGCAATACACGAAGGGCATTTATGGCAGAAAAATCGGATGACCCTGCTGGAGGATTTCTGGCGCAGATTGATCCTGGGGAAAGATTTCCCGTCAAGTCCTTCCTCTTTCGCCGCTTTCATGGAGGAGCAAAATCTTCCCTACGAGGCGGAAGATCTCTTTCTCCCCGTTCTGGTCAATCTTTTCCCGTATGATAAAAGCTTGGGCGATGACGATAAAAGCCTGTTCGATTACGCGCTGCTGAATGTGATGTATGAGCTGTTTCAGAACCCCGGCTTCTCGGTTGAGACGATTACGGAATTCAAGGAATATAACTGGATGGTTATTCTGAAATGGAATCATGCGCCTGATCCCCGGATGATTGAAAGCATCTGCTCTTCTTTTATCGGGCATGCCAACAAGTATCTCAAATGCGACGCCTGCTGCAATATCGCCGTATCCCGAACGCTTGAACACATCCGTAAAGCGATCAAAGACCTCCTGCATTTAAACGAGGAGATGATCAAGCACCGCAACCGGATATTTTGGCTGGAACACTATCACCGCCAGGAAGCGGTCTATACACCACCGAACCTGAGTCTGCTGGAACAATTGCTGAATGAAAATGACTATGACGCCTTTTTGAAAGAAACGGGGGATTATTTGCACAAACTCAATCAAGGCCAAGTCCTGAACACGTCGGTCCTTAGCCTGCTTCGGCTCGATATTGCCCAGCTTGTCTATGCCCATTTGAAAGACAAAGAAATTGAGGCTCATAAATTGTATACGGGGCGAACCGGCGATCAATTGTTCATGCAGTCATTGAACTCCATTGAAGATATGCAGAAATATATTGGCTATTTGGTGAGCACCGCCGCGGAATACCGACATTTTGCCGAAGAGCCCAAATCCGTCGCCCAGGAAATCAAGCACTACATCCATACCCATTGCGGCGATGATTTGTCCAGGATGAGTCTGGCAGAGACCGTCTACCTCAATCCGGACTATTTGGCAAGGCTCTTCAAAAAGGAAACGGGTATTTCGCTCGGCAATTATATCATCCAAACCCGGATTGCTGCGGCCAAGCATCTGCTTGAAACGACTCATCAGTCGGTATATACGATCGCAAGCAAGGTTGGGTATGCTAATTATTCGCATTTTTCCAAGCTGTTCAAACAAGAGGCCGGATGCAGTCCGATTGAATACCGGAAAAACCGGAAAGAACCGGCATCGGCCCCTCCGATTTAA